The genome window aaaccaattaaaaagtgcaaaagattaaaaataaaaagtattacattaaacacttgtcttcaccaagtgatgtaagagacttaggcaaacatggcctttgattgtcaagaactcttatgatcaatcttggatcccgagacgactcacatactctatgatggacaatggatgatggtgttgtgatggtggtgggtggtgggtgaagtgtgagagaggtggtgtgccaagggataagttgcaagagctccaagcactcctatttataggctgaacagaagctcgggcacggccccgtgtccactgggcacggccccgtgtccatccgactctctctcttcattaattgcaatttcatttaatgcgtctgcaacagttgaccacgcccccgtgtccgctgagcacggccccgtggtgagcaatggaagcttctaccactttgtcttttctgctgacacttgggcacgcccccgtgctcactgagcacggggcgtgttcagtcttctgtcttcttgttttgctttgggaagatgctgtcgggaggtcgggcatgccacgttttgttccttttcttgtatttatgttagatttagctgcctttttgcttcttttgttcatttgagctcatttaatcctgaaaatacaaaaggaagacaaaagcacactttttccaacattagtactaaaaaagagttagttttatgttacaattgatgtattttatatgttgcattttgtgcacatcagcaTATAATTAAATCGATGCTTCCAGGCATTTTAAATAACATAAGTAACATTCAAATTTAACATTTATAGTAACTAGTGGGATTCCCTGCTATGCGTAGGGTATTCGGTCAGTATGCATTCTGTTCGTTTTGTTCGTCTTAACAACCGAAaggaaaaataaaattaaaatcttATTATCCCAAAAAAGATATTGACACGTGTTTTAAATTAAAATCTTACTATTCCATATATTTTTCCTGAACTTTTCGTAATATAAAcgtatgtatagtttaaaattcaCTACATACAgatgtgtataattcaagatttgacaatatacatatatgtatatagtgaattttaaactatacatatgtgcaTATTACAAAAATGGTAGGAAAATATATGATCCAGAATCCTTCTCAAGTTTTTCAAATTAGGTGGTCTTCTCTTATGATCTCTACCCTTAGTCTATCTATTAAACATATTGTGTCATAGTTGAAAGAGATTTCGAAAGTCTAGAAAAAGTTATTGCTAATTGTTTGAAgtgaaaaccaattttttttGATGAAGACGTTCCTCAATAATATCATTGTGGCTCTCAAAGTCATGCGTTGTAGAAATACCAAACCAAATAAGTAGTGAGGTCCTTAGCTAAACCTTAGAAAATTTTAATGACATAACGTCTTTGAAATCTTCCTAGCCAAACGTGTCACCTATCAACCCatctagaaaaagaaaaaaaaagtaacaACTTTATAactataattaaaaaaaaataaactcaaTACATCCACGACCCATTTATGACTTTATTCATATTCACAAACTACTCATAACCGTTTACATATACTTACAACTTGATTACATTCTATTAACACTTCGACCTTTTCACCCATTAAGATGATGAAAACCTTTTTTTTCATGAGAAAATTAGGAAACTAAATATCAGACATGTCTTATATACACATGTGTAATGAATATTATGTACAATACTACATATATGCAACATACATTACACATGTCAGATAATGAGTTTGCTAATCTTCTCAGGGTGTCCGGAGTGGTAATCGGTAAAGGGTGACAAACCCCTTTACCGAGTGGTAAACACCACCGCCAACAAGTGTTTAATCACCAAAGTTTGCCAAATCGGTGGTGGCATGCCGAATTGGTGAGGGGAGGAAGGAAAGAGAGAGGGGGTGTGTGGGTgtgtgggtggggtccattccatctctcaaccaatcacactttttcctttttttttttacaaagttTACCATtttatcaaatgtctaaaccattgccaacacttttcaccaaagtttaaacacttttgcctgaTTGACATGAcgcgctctgattggtcggttttttagtttaccactccaaagtgtttaaccactccttacaccctcaTGAAGAAAATGTTTTCTCATGATTCTATTCTATAATACCAATTCGTTAAAGATATCATATTCAAGTCATGTAAATCTCATATCATGTTCAAGTTAGGTTAGGTTATGGGTTGGTACTCCGAGACGGTATGCCAGACATTAACAAGTTTATGTGAAAGGGGACGCCAAACCGCACCATCCGACTTTCATTCGAGTGAGTTGTTAAAATCAAATTGTCATACTCAATCAGAATCATCATTATTATCATACTTAGTAAATCTCATCAATAACAACACATAGAAAGAGTCTGAGAAATTTAAGATGTAGACAGTTTTATCTTTAATTCCTAGGAATAGAGAGGTTTCTTCTAGTGTCCGACTCAATAGTTTATTaaaaagttttattattttaaagaGAAAAATCCAACCACCCACCTAACCTAACCCAAGCGGCGTGCATTAACTCAACTTTAACCTGGCAATAGCAAAAACACAAACCAACATTTCTGTCACAACACACAAACCCTTACTTTCCTCTTTCTTACTTTATCCTTCCACACCCCCAAAATGGCTTGATCGGACTCCTCAATCCGCCGCCGTCCACTACCCTCTCCTCCGCcgccacctcctcctcctcctccaccgtcTGTAAGTATATTACTTCACAATAGCTTTAATTTTACATAAACTTCATTGAAAtaaagtttattattattattattattattattgtcttATGAATTAGCTCAATTGTCTGTTGTTTAATCTAATTGTCACATATTTAAACCTCAATTTATTGATCTATTTGTTATTGTATAAATTATGTTTAATGTAATTAGATCGGATCACTTTAATCCAAACATGTTTGCGGCGCAGCTTTTTGCCCGTTTACTTGCCGCTTGTTTATAATTGGTTATTTTGGCATATTAATCTGAAGAATTATATTCATAtttaatataaaaacaaacttatttttaggTTTTATGCAATTTTATTTGTTTGGTATTAATATCAAATATTAATAATAACTAGTTAtactccgtgtattacacgagttgaataatgAAAATTGTTTGTTTGTAGAGCAAAATAAGGCAAGTTTATCTCACAAGCTTTTGCAATCCCTTGCTCGTAGTAATTAATATCGAATCCACTTCTAAAGCAGGGGCGGTTCTTAGAAGGGCCGTGGCCCGCCACGGCCCTGGCAAGTTTTTCGACCGTAGTGttaattttccgcatttcgatcaaaattttttatatatactgtGTTCGGCCCGGGCATTTTTTAGTGCCCGTATCTTTCGGCCCTGGgacgttcaacgggcaagatccgccactgttcTAAAGTGTTTAACATTTGAAGTATGAGCCATTTTTTTGTAACGTAATTCAAAATATCATTATCATTACAAATGTGATATAAAAATACATttcataaaaatatgttttttgtAAGGTTTAATTCAAAAATATTGTTATCGttaaaaattttaaattaaagATATATTTGAAGTAAGAGCGGACATTAAGATAAGAACTTAAAAATAAGCAATACTATCACTCTATGATATTAActtgatttaaaaaataataaatttccTGTACCAATTAAAATCAGACAACAATTTttattacaataataataatactaataatgaTGAGGATAATTTTGGTTATGTGTGAAGGTTTATAGTGCATAGTTGCAATGGAAGATTCGGATTCAGGTTCGGATTCGGTTGCTATGCTGTTGGAGTCGACAACTTCCAAAATACAGCAACTCCAGAAAGCATTTGCTGAGCTGGAGAGTCAGCGCGCGGTGACGCTGAACTTGAAATGGAAACAAATCGAGGAGCATTTTCATGGGCTTGAGAAGTCGTTGAAGAGGCGGTTTACGGAGCTGGAAGATCAAGAAAAGGAGTTCGAGATGAAAACCGTGCAAGCGCAAAAAGTGCTTGAGAAACGACGTGCTGCGGTTAATGCTAAGGAAGAAGCTTCTTTGACGAGACTTCAGGAGAAACGAGACGTTGCAGTGATTGCTATCTCGAATGCGCTTAAGAAGAATAAGAACGTACGTGTGGAATGTGTGTCGGAATCTGAATCTGGAACTGTTAATGGTGAGAAACCGGTTGACGCAGTGGCTTCGGAAAGTGAGGTTATTGTGAACAAAACGTTGGTTGGAAACGATGATGTGAAACCGTTAACGAATCCACAGCTTGCAAAGTTATGTGTGGAGATGGATGCAAGTGGACTTCACAAGTTCATATCGGATAACCGTAAGAATCTTGCTTCGATAAAAGAGGAAATGCCGATTGCGTTGAAGGCTTCACGTGATCCCGGTGGTCTGGTTTTGGATTCACTGAACGGTTTCTATATTGCGGAAGGGTCAAATTTGGATGTGAAAAAGGATTCGAATCTTTTAGGTTTGAGGCGAACGTGTATAATGTTAATGGAATGTCTTAGCGTTCTGCTTGCGAACCTTGATGCGAGTGCTGTAACTAAGGTGATCACGGAAGATGCGAAGAATAGAGCAAAGGGTATTGCGCAAGAATGGAAACCGAAATTGGATGATCTTGATTTGGATGCTAGCAATGGGAACTCGTTGGAGGCTCATGCGTTCTTACAACTTGTTGCTACTTTCGGTATTGATTCGGATTCCATTCATGAAGATTTGTCTAAGTTGATACCGATGGTCTCTAGGCGTCACCAGGCGGCTGACCTTTGCCGCTTCCTTGGGTTGTCTGACAAGATGCCAGGTTGCTATTTGCtccttttttaaattttttatatatgACATCATAATATTGACTCATTTACTTTTGATGGGGTCGTCTGGATTGTGTTTGTATAAAACAGTTCAGATGGGTATGTTTATTCGTAGATAATGTGCAAATAAGTATTTTGATTGATTAATAGGAAATAAACGTGCGATTTTCATGTGTGGGAGTAGGGGTGTGCACAGTTCGGTTTGGTTTCGGTTTTATGGTAAAACCAAAATGTTCGGTTTTCGGTTTTTGATAACCGTCcggtttcgtttttttttttttcggttttagcaatggttcggtttttggaacaaaattacgtaagattcaaaaataaaaagaataaaccaagatttaagaatctttcttagatgtttacatttaagttattatatttaaccTTTTTAATTGATATTGTTTATATAAACCTAACCCTCTAATATGTTTTTTATGTTTCTCCAAAGTTTTTATCaagacattttcttttataatactttgaaaataatttaatttttatgttaaaatttGGTTATTTCTTGTAGGCAATGGACATATCATTTTAAAGATAATTAAACATGTTAATGTtcttaacattcaagaataaacctaataattcctaaatcaatatataaaaaacatttaaaaaatgactttttaggctattcggttcggtttttttttttcagtttttataaAATGCAAAACCGTAGCCGAACCataaatttcggttcggtttttgcgCGGTTCGTTTTTTTTCGGTTTGGTTAAATCAGTTTTTTTCGGTTTTCAGCTCACCCTTATGTGGGAGTGTGTTATTTTATATAGCGACTCTTTCATATAATATTTCGCTGATGCAGTATGTTATGTTTAGAGTTTAACATATATATTTCAGAAAAAAATCACATACTTTGCTCTTTGCAACCAACAACTGTTATTTAATGTTTTTACTCTTGGTTTTCTCAGGTGTAATTGATGTGTTGGTAAACAACGGAAGGCATATTGATGCTGTTAACCTAGCATTTGCGTTCGAACTCACCGAGCAATTTTCTCCGGTTACGTTACTGAAATCCTACTTGGCAGAAGCAGTTAAAGTTCCTTCCACCGTCAAAGCCGGAAATTCTTCTCCAGCTACTCAGGTTACCCTTTTCAAATTTTATGTTCCTTTAATCCcataaaaatacttaattttgaGCAAGGTGCAAGCATAATTCTATTTACATAATTATTTTATTCCAGAATGACGTCAGCGATAAAGAACTATCTGCCCTAAAAGCCGTCACCAAATGCATTGAAGAACACAAGCTTGAAAACGAGTACCCATTAGACCTGCTTCAAAAACGGATCCTCCAGCTGGAGAAAGCCAAGGCAGAGAAAAAACAAGCAACAGAAGTTGTCAAGCCTCAATCCAAGAGACCCCGAGCCAATGGTGTAGTAGCAGGATACGGGCCCCGCAACACCACCGTCACTCCCACTGCCGACCAAAACTTCTATGCCGCTAGGTATACACCACCGACTCAATACATGTATTACCCTGGACCACCCGAGAACCATGTTCACTCATTTATAGGAACAACTACTTACAACATGGCTCCTAACCATGGACCGTACTTTGGGAATGGGTTTCAGTACCAAGCTCCGTATCTGCACTAAGTTTCGAGTCGTGATAAGAAAGTTTGATCATGATCTTGTTTAACTTCTAGGTCTTTAACCCTTTGAGTTACTCGTATGATGAACTTGATTTGGAAAAACCGTGGAAAAtctaaggaaaaaaaaaacagtatGTTAGCCTTGGTTATTGTGTAATTTGTTTGTATAAGTTGATGTTGTAATTCTTTAATACATGTGTTGTCAATGTTgttagctttgtttgtttttgtcCTTTAATATTGAGCTTTGCGAATCATATGTGCTTAGGTTAAAACCTTTTAACTTAAAGAGTGAGTTCGACTAATGCTTGAGCTTGACTCGTTTGTAAATGTTTAGGCTCAGGCTTAACTCGGTCTCAGCTCCCTTAATATTACTAACTATATGTATATTTGTCTAGCTAGATACATAACATAATATATTTTATTGTATTGTTCTCACAATTATACATATGATAATATTTACGATATGACTAATAATTTATAATCATATATTCGTATTTATACATAATGAATTTATTCATACTCGCGGGCATATTCGAACACTGTATATAAAGCTCATGTTTATCAAACGAGCCTTCAACTTAAGCTCGAGCCTGTGCTCGTTTAAACTCGGCTTAACGACCGTTCTTAGCAAATTGATATCAAGTTGTTCACGAGCAGCTCAGCTTGTTTATATGCTAACCTTGTGTGCAATATGACGTCTTAGATATGTTATGGGGGCCTTTATTAGGGACTTATGTGGAAAAAAAAGTTTGTAACGTAGATGTCACATAAGCATATTTTTTTTCACCTTAGCTTTCACACTACTaaggtgtttttttttatttttttatttttttttgggggggggggggggggtgggggggttagggtGGTCATACTTTTATTTTGTGTTAGAAATGATGTTTGCATGAGTTCCATGCTTTCATGTTAAACAAACATTCAAATGACAATGGGAAGCATATGGTTTGTAGTATCTTTTTGACAAACATATCACATATTTTTCAGATCAAACTTTATTATATATAGTTCATTTTGAAGCATGCTTGTATATTACAATCCTGTATTATGAATTTTTCTCTATACATCAACTAAAACAATTAATGAGGAATATATATTTTCCCGTTACACGTACAAAACCAACAACCAGTCCCGTCTAGTGAAGACATGAGTAAGGAGGTGCAAGGTGTGCACCCGAGACACTTATTTGTGCAGTCTATTTTGGCACGCGTGTCACCGATTCGGATTTTTTCGATACATGGCATGAGAGGATTATCAGGATTTGGTACCCagactgaaaaaaaaaaaaaaaacaaaaaatgtaTTAAAGCAATGAATTCTAGATGTATACAATATCATAACATTATAAGGAATGAACATAATGATAAAACTTCATTCATGATTCGAAACATCACGGAACCACGGGTCTGCGTATTCAGAGCGGAAccagaaggggggggggggtcaagaGAATCCGCTGACCCCCGCTACGGAATTTGTtggatttatatatataaaatctgagatttttctTGTAAAAAAATCTCGACTCTTTAATTGTAATTGGTAGAGAAAATAGCCTTATGGTGACCCCGTTAAAGAAGTTTTGATTTCGCCAGCATTTTCAAATAATGGGAATTTGTTGAATAAAATATGCGTGTTTTCACAAGAGAACGTGAGTCGATTGAGAAGATTTCATACTTAAACTGGCGGAAACATTGGTAACTATAACAAGAAGGCAAATGATAAAGAACAAGCAGTTGCAACCCTTGCTAGATTGAGTATTCATCTTGACTCAAGCCTGAACAAGAAATGTGTAAAAGGACAAAAATGTTTTTCAATACTAACAAAATATTAACAAGCCATATAAATTTATACCCTAATATGTTGTATGctatttatttttgtatttattAACATTTTCAAAACGTAAATTTAATTGTTATTCATTATGCACAATtacatttaaattttttttttttttttttttttttttttttttttacgttttcaaACAAGGAGAGGTAAAGCAGTTTGTTATAACCAGTGAGATGCAAACAAGTCTAATGGAAAATATTTCAAAACTAGTTGGAAGCTCCCTGCGTTGCGGGGCGTAAAAACATGCTACCAGCGTTGTGGGTGGGGGGcggcagtggcggaactagaagaaatATCTAAGGGTATCCCAATTCTTTTTATCTAGACCCATTGCTAAGAATTTGATGGCCCCTAAAGGGGCCTGTGCGGCTAATAAAATTGGGCCcttagattatatatatatatatataggcttcGGTTCAATtaagaaccaccacgagttgtaagAATCATGAGAACTCCACTTCCCGTGTGAGTTGGGTCACaatttttttgcacaaacgtatatgaaaatattaaaaacacatctgtaaagcaaaaaaaaaaaaaaaaaaaaaaaacaaacaaaaacaaaaaaaattgtcgAGTTAGTAGTTACGTCTGATGTAAGTTTTGTTTATGCCTAATGTAAACTTTGTTACGGCGATGAAATTTGTTATACACCTAATGTAAATTTTCGCATGCGACATTTTTTTTGTTGGAAGAAgtgatttttttaagatttttgagaatttttttttgtcaaaaaacCTTTTGGAAAGCTTAGTTCTAATAGTTCTCACAACTTAAATTTTaccctttccctatatatataattACTAGGTTATAGATCTGTGTATTAAACGAGTtgaataaaaatattaaatagttagtaataatatttataaattataatatgATGTTTTAAGATAAGATATAGTTAAAATTATGTATTATTTAAGTATAAATACGTGTGTATAGTAAAacttttaaaaaaacaaaattattaaTGAACATGTAAAATCTAtcttataataaaagactacaaataaTGTCACATTTCATTTTTTctttcaacctcataaattttatttataattatttaataaatttcttttaaaattaatattaatattaataactaatatatagatatcatttatttttatccttatctttatctaagattaataaataacttcaattttgcaatttagaccatttgtttttttttacttttaacccaaagtttttcatgttttgcaatttaatcccaacacttttttattttcaattttggtccaccatacttatcATCTTTCCCaggtttttcgtttcgttctaaaatttgtgagttaatgcaccgcaacgtgcgtgcggggttcaacatttttttcgtatattttttcccgtttgactggcccgtcgcagcacatctatttttctccgtttaacaagttcgaccaacacgcgggtcctgaattgacttagttattttttttctatgttttacgttccGGTTTAATTTCCCTGCAACGACCGTTTGTGATTCAAAGATTTCATGTCTGCTTTTCGCTCGACGttattttttttcgtttttatttaatttgtttttacgagcttttccagtgttggtggtcgctgacagtgGTATAACATTGGTACTACTTGACACAGTTTTAcaacaaccgctgcaacgcaggggtTTAATACTAGTAATaaataaacaacaaaaaaaagtagtttacaatcaattaaataaactaaatgatattaagaccgtggggtatggggcgggggttttggcgtgggttgggggaaaacgcccaagccaccaccccgggtgggcttgggttggggcgtggcccttggggcttgggtttcaagccgggcgtggggtgGTCTGGCCAAGCTGACATGACGGGCTCTCAGTGGACAAACCAAAGTaaccgttgggctagccgttggccaacggctatctttaaaaaaaaattatttttccactataaaactcacatttttcttccattttttaccacattcaaccacatcttctataatcatcttCAATTCTCCTTCTACAAAATGAAAAAATGCATCATCATAACCGTTCTTTTAACCCGAACCATCCGTATTCATTCCCAATGccatattattttattattatattaataataaaactTCATCTTTTTCAAGAAGCCGCCTGCAAGTCCCGTACCGGAAATTTTCCTTTACGTCAAATCTAAattttcatttcttttttttCATTTATACTTAGGGGTATCCTGATATTTGCTTAGGGGTATCCCAGATAAATAAAACGGATAACAAAAGAAAAATTGCACCTCGCGAagaaagttgaggggtatcccgGGCAACCCCTCGCAACCCTATAGATCCGCCCCTGGGGGGCGGGGTAGAATCGTACTAAGTAGCAAGTGAACAATGACCAAAACGGGGAAAAACGTAAAAGAAAATCATAAATTTATAACACCAAATAAATCACGTGGTGTAAAACGTAGATGAACTGACAATTATACTAACACTATTAGAAAATTGAGGGCTCAAAAAGTTTTTATAAAATGAGAGATAAAAGTGAAAACTTTAAAACTTAAGAGAAGCAAATTAaactttaacaaaaaaaaaataaacttctCAGCTAGGTAGATGATCATGGATTGTTGGTAAAAAAGTCTTAGTGGCATAATGGTAATTAACATCACATTGTAGTCCATTTACTACACTGTAGACAAGACCTACCATAATTGTTATATTTAGTAATAGTAATGATAGAGAGAGGAATGATGTACAAATAATAAGAGAGAAAACTTTTTTGAGTAGGTCTGTTAATGAACCGAACAAGCACGAACATAGGCATGTTCCTGTCCGTTTATTTAACTTTAACTGAACATGTACACGAatacgaacatataatcgaacatatttttttgttcgtgttcgttcattaagatatcgagcatgttcgtgttcgttcgtttaaagcctaaacgaacagttcacgaatgtcaacgaacacaaacgaatataaaaaaaaaaaattgaacatatttgaataaacataaacaaacacaaacatgattaaacaaacaagtctaatatattacaaTTCATCCGAAAACACAACTAAATTAGAGTTCATAAATATATTAATTAGTCATATtaatataagtagttagaaaacctaatatttatataaatctaACTATTTATatatttactaaaatttaaacgaacgttcacggacataaatgaacgaacataaaagaacgttcacgaacataaatgaatgaacacaaggtgtgttcatgttcgttcatttaattaaacgaacaatttttttttgttcgtgttcgttcgtttataaaataaacgaaataaacgaacttcccgtcgaacaagttcatgaacagttcataaacgttcgattcgtttacaggcccacttttgagaaaaaaaatgATAATATGAAATAATATTAAAGGCAtaaacaattcttcaaatcatcTTTTATAGAGTAAAGCTAAATTTGAGGGGGCTAGCGAATTTTTATAGCTGAAATAATATTCATAATCATCAAACTATATTTTAAATGGGATTTTTACATGTATcccgatacccacttaccgctgcAAATTGATGTTTCCAGCGCATTTAAGGCGGTTATGTATTTCAAATGTGATAACTACGAGTTTTTGTGGTTTTACAGGTTAACCATCTAAATTGGTAAAGTTGGAGGGCTTAATGATGAAATGGAATTACCAAGGATGATTACCAAGGCATATTATATTAACCGGGACTTGATTCGGGCCAAGAGATAGCTTTGAAGCCTAAAGAACGCTAAATAACAAAGTTCAGGGGTCTTATAGGCATTTATTGAAAGTTGCAATGAAGTTATATGGGGAGTTGAAGGATGCGACGTAAGCTACGGTATAATAGCCATAGCCTACGGTCCAGGCAGGATAAACAAAAAGGTATCAACAACTATTGAGCGTAACATATGGTCTGCATGCGTAGTCTACGACCTGCAAATTGATGTTTCCAGCGCATTTGGACCGTAGCCTTCGGTCTTAACCCGTAGGTTATGACAGACTTAAATGGAAGCACGTGGATTATTTGATCAAGGCattttgaaagggtttaaaacCCTAAGGCTAGTCGGTATGGGGTTCGGCCCCGGTTCGTCGCGGTCCGGCGCCGCTGGGCACACCGTGCCGC of Helianthus annuus cultivar XRQ/B chromosome 1, HanXRQr2.0-SUNRISE, whole genome shotgun sequence contains these proteins:
- the LOC110870650 gene encoding FRIGIDA-like protein 3, encoding MEDSDSGSDSVAMLLESTTSKIQQLQKAFAELESQRAVTLNLKWKQIEEHFHGLEKSLKRRFTELEDQEKEFEMKTVQAQKVLEKRRAAVNAKEEASLTRLQEKRDVAVIAISNALKKNKNVRVECVSESESGTVNGEKPVDAVASESEVIVNKTLVGNDDVKPLTNPQLAKLCVEMDASGLHKFISDNRKNLASIKEEMPIALKASRDPGGLVLDSLNGFYIAEGSNLDVKKDSNLLGLRRTCIMLMECLSVLLANLDASAVTKVITEDAKNRAKGIAQEWKPKLDDLDLDASNGNSLEAHAFLQLVATFGIDSDSIHEDLSKLIPMVSRRHQAADLCRFLGLSDKMPGVIDVLVNNGRHIDAVNLAFAFELTEQFSPVTLLKSYLAEAVKVPSTVKAGNSSPATQNDVSDKELSALKAVTKCIEEHKLENEYPLDLLQKRILQLEKAKAEKKQATEVVKPQSKRPRANGVVAGYGPRNTTVTPTADQNFYAARYTPPTQYMYYPGPPENHVHSFIGTTTYNMAPNHGPYFGNGFQYQAPYLH